A genomic region of Pseudomonas abietaniphila contains the following coding sequences:
- a CDS encoding PhzF family phenazine biosynthesis protein, with protein sequence MAHTLKFQQVDVFSSAATQGNPLAVVSAADDLTDAQMAAFARWTNLSETTFLLRPTHPEADYRVRIFTTTRELPFAGHPTLGSCFVWLDNGGAAKAEEVVQECGAGLVRIRRDGSRLAFCAPPLLRSGPVEDEVLASLVAGLGVRREQIIGSQWADNGPGWVAVMLSSREEVLAIRPDYAALKGLNIGIVAPWTGPDAEADFEVRALTGDLNAEDPVTGSLNASLAQWLIPAGLAPRQYTTRQGTVLGHRGCVSIEQVGNQIWVGGEVQTCIAGNVTL encoded by the coding sequence ATGGCCCACACGCTCAAATTCCAGCAGGTCGACGTGTTTTCCAGCGCCGCCACCCAAGGCAATCCGCTGGCCGTGGTCAGTGCCGCCGATGACCTGACCGACGCGCAGATGGCCGCGTTCGCTCGCTGGACCAACCTCAGCGAAACGACTTTCCTGCTGCGCCCTACCCACCCGGAAGCGGACTACCGCGTGCGCATCTTCACCACCACGCGCGAACTGCCGTTTGCCGGTCATCCGACGCTGGGCAGTTGCTTCGTCTGGCTGGACAACGGTGGCGCGGCCAAGGCCGAGGAAGTGGTTCAAGAGTGCGGTGCAGGGCTGGTTCGGATTCGCCGGGACGGCTCACGCCTGGCGTTCTGCGCCCCGCCACTTTTGCGCAGCGGTCCGGTGGAGGACGAAGTGTTGGCCAGTCTGGTGGCCGGACTTGGCGTGCGCCGCGAGCAGATCATTGGCAGTCAGTGGGCGGACAACGGGCCGGGCTGGGTCGCGGTGATGCTGTCGAGCCGTGAAGAAGTTCTGGCGATTCGTCCCGATTACGCAGCACTCAAAGGCCTGAATATAGGCATCGTCGCCCCCTGGACCGGGCCGGACGCCGAGGCCGACTTCGAGGTGCGGGCACTGACCGGTGACCTCAACGCCGAAGACCCGGTGACCGGCAGCCTCAACGCCAGCCTTGCACAATGGCTGATCCCGGCCGGCCTCGCGCCGCGCCAGTACACCACGCGCCAAGGTACAGTGCTGGGTCACCGCGGCTGCGTGTCCATCGAACAGGTCGGGAATCAGATCTGGGTCGGCGGTGAGGTGCAAACCTGCATCGCGGGAAATGTCACGCTGTAA
- a CDS encoding DUF969 domain-containing protein, whose translation MQTAINLWPLLGVLVIVLGFVLRFNPMLVVALAALATGLAASMPLETLLATVGTGFIKTRTLPLIILLPLAVIGLLERHGLRLHAQNWIARFTGATAGRLLIAYLFVRETTAALGLTSLGGHPQMVRPLLAPMAEGAAESRFGKLPEALRIKLLSLCAATDNVGLFFGEDIFVAFGAIALMHTFLLGSGIDVDPMHIAFWGIPTAICAFVIHGIRLHRFDQRLNRELKALPQPSTVITEIAP comes from the coding sequence ATGCAAACCGCTATCAACCTCTGGCCGCTGCTCGGCGTGCTAGTGATCGTTCTGGGTTTTGTCCTGCGCTTCAACCCGATGCTGGTGGTGGCGCTGGCGGCTTTGGCCACGGGCCTGGCCGCGAGCATGCCGCTGGAGACCCTTCTTGCCACCGTCGGGACCGGGTTCATCAAGACCCGCACATTGCCGCTGATCATCCTCCTGCCGCTGGCCGTCATCGGTCTACTGGAACGGCATGGCCTGCGTCTGCATGCACAAAACTGGATTGCACGGTTTACCGGCGCCACCGCCGGACGCCTGCTGATCGCTTACCTGTTCGTGCGTGAAACAACGGCGGCGTTGGGACTGACCAGCTTGGGCGGGCATCCGCAAATGGTTCGCCCGTTGCTTGCCCCGATGGCGGAAGGCGCCGCCGAATCCCGCTTCGGCAAATTGCCTGAAGCGCTGCGCATCAAGCTGCTGTCGTTATGCGCCGCGACCGACAACGTCGGGCTGTTCTTCGGTGAGGACATCTTCGTCGCGTTTGGCGCCATTGCCTTGATGCACACCTTTTTGCTGGGCTCAGGCATCGATGTCGACCCGATGCACATCGCGTTCTGGGGCATTCCGACGGCGATCTGTGCGTTCGTGATTCATGGGATCCGTCTGCATCGATTTGATCAGCGACTCAATCGTGAACTTAAAGCGTTGCCACAGCCTTCAACGGTCATCACGGAGATCGCGCCATGA
- a CDS encoding methyl-accepting chemotaxis protein — MQLRRFNFAMRIRLCFALVIASLMGVGAFAMYQAREIRQASLVVEQDALPGIALGDDITLAFTKTRFGVIRLLTSSNDSALASNYAAFVSDTREFVTAQDTYRPIISGDQERTLFNTIGTLFERYRSAAVRVHELLKQGASSEANALVNDEMSTIAQAMTKTLGELELLNDQAQQTASAAGQQAYQTSLRVTLIVIVLSTLGAVVIAYRLTESIARPVAQALHAADTIARGDLRETALDVSGKDEAAQLLRAVVTMRENLSQTLTGVHQAASQLSSAAEELSMLVSNSNEDLQLQNSELEQAATAITEMSQAVDEVARNASSTCDESRASLNLARDGQQELTSTLNAITRLDTSVNGASERAGILAANTVEISKVLEVIRSVADQTNLLALNAAIEAARAGEAGRGFAVVADEVRSLAHRTSTSTMDIERMIGHIQTGTQDTVGALNDSAIQAAQTRAQAASANKALQGITTTVNSIDERNALIATACEEQALVAKDVDRSIIRIRDLSVQSSVRSDQTRAASEELAQIAIALKQRLDGFTFG; from the coding sequence ATGCAGCTAAGACGTTTTAATTTCGCGATGCGAATCCGACTGTGTTTTGCCTTGGTGATCGCGTCGCTGATGGGCGTGGGCGCCTTTGCCATGTATCAAGCCAGGGAAATACGTCAGGCAAGCCTGGTGGTCGAACAGGATGCCCTGCCCGGCATCGCGTTAGGTGACGACATCACGCTGGCCTTTACCAAAACCCGCTTCGGCGTGATTCGGTTGCTGACGTCCTCCAACGACAGCGCGCTGGCCAGCAACTATGCGGCGTTTGTCTCCGACACTCGGGAGTTCGTGACGGCTCAGGACACCTATCGGCCGATCATCAGCGGGGATCAGGAGCGGACCCTGTTCAATACCATTGGCACGCTGTTCGAAAGGTACCGGAGCGCTGCCGTCCGCGTTCATGAGCTGCTCAAGCAAGGCGCTTCCAGCGAGGCGAATGCGCTGGTCAACGACGAGATGTCGACCATCGCTCAGGCCATGACCAAGACACTGGGGGAGTTGGAGCTGCTCAACGACCAGGCGCAGCAGACCGCGAGCGCGGCCGGGCAGCAGGCGTACCAGACCTCGCTTCGCGTCACCTTGATCGTGATTGTGCTGTCGACCCTGGGCGCGGTTGTCATCGCCTATCGCCTGACCGAAAGCATTGCACGCCCTGTCGCTCAGGCGCTGCACGCTGCCGATACCATCGCGCGGGGCGATCTGCGTGAAACCGCCCTTGACGTCAGCGGCAAGGACGAGGCCGCGCAGTTGCTGCGAGCGGTGGTGACCATGCGTGAAAACCTCAGTCAGACGCTGACCGGTGTACACCAGGCGGCCAGCCAGCTTTCGAGCGCTGCCGAGGAACTCAGCATGCTCGTCAGCAACAGCAACGAAGACCTGCAGCTGCAGAACAGTGAGCTGGAACAAGCGGCCACCGCCATCACCGAGATGAGTCAGGCCGTCGACGAGGTCGCACGCAACGCGAGCAGCACCTGCGATGAGTCGCGGGCCTCCCTGAATCTGGCCCGCGACGGCCAGCAGGAATTGACCTCGACGCTTAACGCGATCACCCGGCTGGACACCAGCGTCAACGGCGCATCCGAACGCGCAGGCATTCTGGCCGCCAACACCGTCGAAATCAGCAAGGTGCTTGAGGTGATCCGATCGGTCGCCGACCAGACCAACCTGCTGGCGCTCAACGCCGCGATCGAAGCCGCACGCGCCGGGGAAGCAGGACGGGGGTTCGCCGTCGTCGCCGATGAAGTCAGGTCGCTTGCGCACCGCACCAGTACCTCGACCATGGATATCGAACGCATGATCGGCCATATCCAGACCGGCACCCAGGACACCGTGGGCGCGTTGAACGACAGCGCCATTCAGGCCGCGCAGACACGCGCGCAGGCGGCTTCCGCCAACAAGGCGCTGCAAGGCATCACGACCACAGTCAACAGCATTGACGAGCGCAACGCCCTGATCGCCACCGCGTGCGAAGAGCAAGCTCTGGTCGCCAAGGATGTGGACCGTAGCATCATCCGTATTCGCGACCTCTCGGTGCAGTCGTCGGTGCGCTCCGATCAGACCCGAGCCGCGAGCGAAGAACTGGCGCAGATCGCCATCGCGCTGAAGCAACGTCTGGACGGATTCACTTTCGGGTGA
- the coaA gene encoding type I pantothenate kinase, which yields MTSKEWAGLRASTPLTLSEEDLSALRGVNEDISLEDVVNIYLPLSRLINLHVSAARNLASIKDTFLGRPAKKQTYVVAVAGSVAVGKSTFARVLQALMARWPDHPRVDLVTTDGFLHPNARLDADGIMHRKGFPESYDRKRMVKFLSDLKAGIPVISAPVYSHISYDIVPEKFIEISQPDILIFEGLNVLQTEGNDGQKPGSIVSDFFDFSIYLDAAEGDIERWYVERFLMLQRTAFRARGAYFRELADLPPEKSPDAARKIWRDINRPNLLENILPTRERASLVVRKASDHSVKELWLR from the coding sequence ATGACCAGCAAGGAGTGGGCGGGGCTTCGCGCCAGTACGCCACTGACCTTGTCCGAAGAAGATCTGTCGGCGTTACGAGGCGTAAACGAAGATATTTCTCTGGAAGATGTCGTCAACATCTACCTTCCGCTGTCGCGCCTGATCAATCTGCACGTCAGCGCTGCGCGCAATCTGGCGAGCATCAAGGACACTTTCCTCGGGCGTCCGGCGAAAAAACAGACCTATGTCGTGGCAGTTGCGGGCAGTGTGGCGGTGGGCAAAAGCACCTTTGCCCGCGTCCTGCAGGCGCTGATGGCGCGCTGGCCGGATCATCCTCGGGTCGATCTGGTGACCACCGACGGCTTTCTGCATCCCAACGCCAGGCTGGACGCGGACGGCATCATGCACCGCAAGGGCTTTCCGGAAAGCTACGATCGCAAGCGCATGGTCAAGTTTCTCTCGGATCTCAAGGCGGGCATTCCGGTGATCAGCGCGCCGGTCTATTCGCACATCAGCTACGACATCGTGCCGGAGAAATTCATCGAGATCAGCCAGCCGGACATCCTGATTTTCGAAGGCCTGAACGTGCTGCAGACCGAGGGCAACGACGGCCAGAAGCCTGGCAGCATCGTGTCGGATTTCTTCGACTTCTCGATCTACCTGGACGCAGCCGAAGGGGACATCGAGCGCTGGTACGTCGAGCGCTTTCTCATGCTGCAACGCACTGCGTTCCGTGCCCGGGGCGCTTATTTCCGCGAACTGGCCGACCTGCCGCCTGAAAAATCCCCGGATGCCGCGCGCAAGATCTGGCGCGACATCAACCGTCCAAACCTGCTGGAAAACATCCTGCCGACCCGCGAGCGGGCAAGCCTGGTGGTGCGCAAGGCGTCGGATCATTCGGTGAAAGAGCTGTGGTTGCGCTGA
- a CDS encoding Rap1a/Tai family immunity protein: protein MLALCFSAAAMADGNTLLLECQDGINSMSGGVAKNPVGVGHCVGVLQATMDTLDIFHEAGGVPKLVCVPEGGIPMVQSMRVVVQSLETHPQSLHLNESVLVVSALKNAFPCR from the coding sequence TTGCTCGCCCTGTGTTTCAGCGCTGCCGCGATGGCCGACGGCAACACGTTGTTGCTCGAATGCCAGGACGGTATCAACAGCATGAGCGGCGGGGTGGCCAAGAACCCGGTGGGGGTTGGCCACTGCGTCGGCGTGTTGCAAGCGACCATGGACACCCTCGACATCTTTCACGAAGCCGGCGGCGTGCCCAAGTTGGTCTGTGTGCCGGAAGGCGGTATTCCGATGGTGCAGTCCATGCGCGTCGTGGTTCAGTCACTTGAAACACATCCCCAGAGTCTGCACCTGAACGAATCGGTGTTGGTCGTCTCCGCGCTGAAAAACGCGTTTCCCTGCCGCTGA
- a CDS encoding LysR family transcriptional regulator: protein MNLKFLETFVWVARLKSFRLTAEKLFSTQASISSRIAALEDEMGVRLFVRDSKGVSLTPEGLRVLEYAEHIMDTMQSMKAAIKDPSQVRGRIRIGAMDTVIHTWLSALVTRLMKCYPNLEIELTAETASNLCSQLEKGYQDIIFQTDVLRFDTVRNAVLARYPLHWVVPTGSAFDRADVTLEEIAMARIVTFSRHSRPHQDILNMLHRADIVTPRINCVNSASAITRLVRDGFGIGALPATLVHGELTQGVLTRIENVPLPPVMDIVASWRTGAGMELVEDIVGLTRDVVNEYAQQMPTGFVLAGGEA from the coding sequence GTGAACCTCAAGTTTCTGGAAACCTTCGTCTGGGTCGCACGGCTGAAAAGCTTCCGGCTCACGGCGGAAAAACTGTTCAGCACGCAGGCCTCTATTTCCAGCCGGATCGCGGCGCTGGAAGACGAAATGGGCGTGCGGTTGTTCGTGCGGGATTCCAAAGGCGTGTCGCTGACACCCGAGGGCTTGCGGGTGCTCGAGTACGCCGAGCACATCATGGACACGATGCAAAGCATGAAGGCGGCGATCAAGGACCCGAGTCAGGTGCGTGGGCGGATTCGCATCGGCGCCATGGATACGGTGATACACACCTGGCTCAGTGCCTTGGTAACACGCCTGATGAAGTGTTACCCAAATCTTGAGATCGAACTGACCGCCGAGACAGCGAGCAACCTGTGCTCGCAACTGGAGAAAGGTTATCAGGACATCATTTTCCAGACCGACGTCCTGCGCTTCGACACCGTTCGCAACGCAGTGCTCGCCCGATACCCGCTGCATTGGGTGGTGCCGACAGGCTCTGCATTCGACCGTGCAGACGTGACGCTGGAAGAGATTGCCATGGCGCGCATCGTGACCTTTTCCCGGCATTCACGGCCGCATCAGGACATCCTCAACATGCTGCACAGGGCCGACATCGTTACACCGCGCATCAACTGCGTGAACTCAGCGTCGGCGATCACCCGATTGGTGCGCGACGGCTTCGGTATCGGTGCACTGCCCGCCACATTGGTGCATGGCGAACTCACCCAGGGCGTGCTGACGCGTATCGAAAATGTGCCTCTGCCACCGGTCATGGACATTGTCGCCAGTTGGCGAACCGGCGCGGGCATGGAGCTGGTGGAGGACATCGTCGGCCTGACGCGCGACGTGGTGAACGAGTACGCACAACAAATGCCGACAGGCTTCGTGCTGGCGGGCGGTGAGGCGTAA
- a CDS encoding OprD family porin: MTHNQQKYVCALLFGSATLTYGITAQAEFLADSKGELEARNFYFNRDFRQAGARDKAEEWAQGFLLRLQSGYTAGTVGFGLDALGMVGVKLDSGDGTAGTGLLPADLSSGGSQDDYAKLGLTAKVKVSKTELKVGSLFFRDPVINSNDTRLLPQTFRGGLLTSQELDSFKFTGGHIDRIKANSSSDFTEMSANRIGGTSNSFNFGGGDYQFTPQLALSAHYGQLENVYQQYYGGLVHVLPIATGQSLKSDLRYASSREDGHFRDLDNQAFGSMFTYRLKAHAFGVGYQRMTGDDPFPYIAGSDPYLVNFIQIGDFANARERSWQLRYDYDFAAMGVPGLTFMSRYVSGDNVERAAGGEGKEWERNTDIGYVIQSGTLKNLGVKWRNATVRSNFGNDLDENRLIVSYTVPLW; this comes from the coding sequence ATGACACATAACCAACAAAAATACGTCTGCGCGTTGCTGTTCGGCAGTGCCACTCTGACATACGGCATCACCGCTCAGGCGGAGTTTCTGGCGGACAGCAAAGGCGAACTGGAAGCGCGAAATTTCTATTTCAATCGCGACTTTCGTCAGGCGGGCGCTCGCGACAAGGCTGAGGAGTGGGCGCAGGGTTTTCTGCTGCGTCTGCAATCGGGCTATACCGCAGGCACGGTGGGTTTCGGGTTGGACGCGCTGGGGATGGTCGGCGTGAAACTGGACTCAGGTGATGGCACCGCGGGCACCGGTTTGCTGCCTGCCGACCTGTCTTCTGGCGGTTCTCAGGATGACTACGCCAAGCTCGGGCTGACCGCCAAGGTGAAGGTGTCGAAGACCGAGCTCAAGGTCGGCTCACTGTTTTTCCGCGACCCCGTCATCAACTCGAACGATACGCGGCTGTTGCCGCAGACCTTTCGCGGCGGCCTGCTGACGTCGCAGGAACTGGACAGCTTCAAGTTCACAGGCGGGCACATCGACCGGATCAAGGCCAACAGTTCGTCCGACTTCACCGAGATGAGCGCCAACCGGATCGGCGGCACCAGCAACAGTTTCAACTTCGGTGGAGGCGACTATCAGTTCACCCCGCAATTGGCGTTGAGCGCCCATTACGGTCAGCTGGAAAACGTCTATCAGCAGTATTACGGCGGGTTGGTGCATGTGTTGCCGATCGCGACAGGGCAAAGCCTGAAGAGCGACCTGCGCTACGCGAGCAGTCGCGAAGACGGCCATTTTCGGGATCTCGACAATCAGGCATTTGGCTCGATGTTCACCTACCGGCTCAAGGCCCACGCCTTCGGTGTCGGCTATCAACGCATGACCGGCGACGACCCGTTCCCCTACATCGCGGGCAGCGACCCGTACCTGGTCAACTTCATTCAGATTGGTGATTTCGCCAACGCCAGGGAGCGTTCCTGGCAACTGCGTTACGACTATGACTTCGCTGCGATGGGCGTGCCCGGCCTGACGTTCATGAGCCGTTACGTGTCGGGGGATAACGTCGAGCGTGCAGCGGGCGGCGAGGGCAAGGAGTGGGAGCGCAATACGGACATCGGTTATGTGATTCAGAGCGGCACGCTGAAAAACCTCGGCGTGAAATGGCGCAACGCGACCGTGCGTTCGAACTTCGGCAACGATCTGGACGAGAACAGGCTGATCGTCAGCTATACCGTGCCGTTGTGGTAG
- a CDS encoding TetR/AcrR family transcriptional regulator, with product MPTTRDASVNHQRLIDAASALFFRDGINATGIAAVAEFAGVSKMTLYAHFASKDELIVAFLDKRNERWEAAVEQTLAASEAPADKLLGLFDLHRQWLREGGLRGCPYVNSAAEFPDRSHPVRLAVDRHKQGVKQHLLDLAESARLSNPQTLVRRLFLLLEGAFLTGALENDDSVFLVARELAAELIDAAKPA from the coding sequence ATGCCGACCACCCGAGACGCCAGCGTGAATCATCAACGCCTGATCGACGCGGCCTCCGCGCTCTTCTTTCGTGACGGGATCAATGCGACGGGAATTGCCGCCGTGGCTGAGTTCGCCGGGGTGTCGAAGATGACGCTGTACGCCCACTTCGCGTCGAAGGACGAGTTGATCGTGGCGTTTCTGGACAAGCGCAATGAGCGCTGGGAAGCCGCGGTGGAGCAGACATTGGCGGCCAGCGAGGCGCCAGCCGACAAGCTACTGGGGCTGTTCGACCTGCACCGGCAGTGGCTGCGCGAAGGTGGATTGCGCGGCTGCCCTTACGTGAATTCCGCTGCAGAGTTTCCGGACCGCAGTCACCCGGTTCGCCTGGCGGTGGATCGGCATAAACAAGGGGTGAAGCAACACCTGTTGGACCTCGCAGAAAGCGCGAGGCTGAGCAACCCGCAGACGTTGGTAAGGCGATTGTTCCTGTTACTGGAAGGGGCGTTTCTCACGGGCGCTCTGGAAAACGACGACAGCGTATTTCTGGTGGCGCGAGAGCTGGCCGCAGAGCTGATTGACGCAGCGAAACCGGCTTAA
- the dmeF gene encoding CDF family Co(II)/Ni(II) efflux transporter DmeF, with the protein MVLSQKHTHEHVFLSQSHDENARRTLWVVVLTFVMMVGEIAAGYVTGSMALLADGFHMATHAGALGIAAAAYSFARRNANNGRFSFGTGKVGDLAGFASALILMMVALGIGIESLMRLFQPTQVAFGEATLIAVVGLLVNIVSAFMLSGGHGHHGHHAHGHHSHDDHDHHDHDKHHGHGGDNNLRSAYVHVLADALTSVLAIGALLAGRYLGWVWLDPLMGVVGAVVIAKWSVGLIKQSANVLLDVTDEHVAEEIREVLEADGNVQITDLHVWKVGPDARAAIVSVLAKVEVTAEAIRERLGVVHEVSHLTIEYRTA; encoded by the coding sequence ATGGTCCTTTCGCAGAAACACACCCACGAACACGTTTTCCTCAGTCAGTCTCACGACGAGAATGCCCGCCGTACGTTATGGGTGGTCGTGCTCACCTTCGTGATGATGGTCGGGGAGATTGCCGCCGGTTACGTCACGGGCTCGATGGCGCTGCTGGCGGACGGTTTTCATATGGCAACCCATGCTGGTGCGTTAGGCATCGCGGCGGCGGCCTATTCGTTTGCACGGCGCAACGCCAATAACGGTCGCTTCAGTTTTGGCACCGGCAAGGTGGGCGATCTGGCGGGTTTCGCGTCGGCGCTCATTCTGATGATGGTCGCGCTGGGCATCGGCATCGAGTCGCTGATGCGCCTGTTCCAACCGACGCAGGTGGCGTTCGGGGAAGCCACCTTGATTGCGGTGGTCGGTCTGTTGGTCAACATTGTGAGCGCCTTCATGCTGTCCGGCGGCCATGGGCACCACGGGCATCACGCTCATGGGCATCACTCGCATGATGATCACGATCACCATGACCACGACAAACATCATGGCCACGGCGGAGACAACAACCTGCGCTCCGCCTATGTTCACGTCCTGGCCGATGCGTTGACCTCGGTACTGGCGATCGGTGCATTGCTGGCAGGGCGTTATCTGGGCTGGGTCTGGCTCGATCCGCTGATGGGTGTGGTCGGCGCGGTGGTCATCGCCAAGTGGTCTGTCGGTTTGATCAAGCAGAGTGCCAACGTGTTGCTGGACGTCACCGACGAGCACGTCGCGGAAGAAATCCGCGAAGTGCTCGAAGCCGATGGCAACGTGCAGATCACCGATCTGCATGTGTGGAAAGTCGGCCCGGATGCCCGTGCGGCGATTGTCAGCGTGCTGGCGAAAGTCGAGGTCACGGCAGAGGCGATTCGTGAGCGGCTCGGTGTGGTGCACGAGGTGTCGCACTTGACCATCGAGTATCGAACGGCCTGA
- a CDS encoding MFS transporter produces MRINALIVLLLTGLVAATFGFGIYLFAQLVPDMRASLGFDISYVGTITASGQFGFLLCALLAAWITPRVGGGWVIFGSGVVCAVALLLIPLTHNILLIGALLTVLAGTAATVFVPMVDVISRTVAYKSRGMAMGLVSSGTSYGVFINSLLVPLYAPQGEWRMVWWIVGLITVAMAVGVMVAFKRARLFVHEKVSASETEQNTQAGRTALKQPWVLTVWTMNFLLGFSTFPFQNYLSSYLRSELNFDVTYTAHIWASIGFVGMFAGLAVGWLSDRVGLRAAMLLVYACVGAAALIFVVHPVGYWPLAAGVLFAVAFYPIFGLIPAYVSKMAGSATLAVTIFGVANILQGVGGMIGNFCGGLLASFNGSFVGVYVAIGLVAVLLAMLTLRLPKEARDVQQDDALGCVNG; encoded by the coding sequence ATGCGGATCAATGCACTGATTGTCTTGCTGCTCACCGGGCTGGTAGCAGCGACGTTTGGTTTCGGTATCTACCTGTTTGCGCAACTGGTGCCCGACATGCGCGCCAGCCTCGGTTTTGACATTTCCTACGTCGGTACGATCACTGCGTCCGGGCAGTTCGGTTTTCTGCTGTGTGCGTTGTTGGCGGCGTGGATCACCCCACGGGTGGGCGGCGGTTGGGTGATTTTCGGTTCCGGAGTGGTGTGCGCCGTAGCGCTGCTGCTGATCCCGCTGACGCACAATATCCTGCTGATTGGCGCCTTGCTGACGGTGTTGGCAGGCACGGCGGCGACGGTTTTCGTGCCCATGGTCGATGTGATTTCCCGCACGGTTGCCTATAAATCACGCGGCATGGCAATGGGCTTGGTATCCAGTGGCACCAGTTATGGCGTGTTCATCAACAGTCTGTTGGTGCCGCTGTATGCGCCGCAGGGTGAATGGCGCATGGTCTGGTGGATCGTTGGGTTGATCACCGTGGCGATGGCGGTTGGCGTGATGGTGGCGTTCAAGCGGGCGCGATTGTTCGTCCATGAAAAGGTTTCGGCATCCGAGACTGAACAGAACACACAGGCTGGCCGGACCGCGCTGAAGCAGCCTTGGGTGCTGACGGTGTGGACGATGAACTTCCTTCTTGGTTTCTCGACCTTTCCTTTTCAGAATTACTTGTCGTCCTACCTGCGCAGCGAATTGAATTTCGACGTGACTTACACCGCGCACATTTGGGCGAGTATCGGTTTCGTCGGCATGTTTGCCGGGCTCGCGGTCGGTTGGCTGTCGGATCGCGTCGGCCTGCGCGCGGCGATGCTGCTGGTTTATGCCTGCGTGGGCGCGGCCGCGTTGATCTTCGTTGTCCATCCTGTCGGTTACTGGCCGTTGGCAGCGGGTGTTCTGTTCGCGGTGGCGTTTTACCCGATCTTCGGGTTGATCCCGGCCTATGTGTCGAAGATGGCGGGCAGTGCCACGCTGGCCGTGACGATTTTTGGCGTGGCCAACATCCTGCAAGGTGTCGGCGGCATGATCGGAAACTTCTGCGGCGGGTTGCTGGCCAGTTTCAATGGATCGTTCGTGGGTGTTTACGTGGCCATCGGCCTGGTGGCCGTCTTGCTGGCGATGTTGACGTTGCGCCTGCCAAAGGAAGCTCGCGACGTGCAGCAGGATGACGCGCTAGGGTGCGTAAACGGCTGA
- a CDS encoding AraC family transcriptional regulator, with amino-acid sequence MQSISPAFALALIDAIGSADTPIDPFAVTRTKTTEPLTSARIPLHELSRLIEDVQVRSGNEDLGLLAYEKAHPGHLGALGYATMSSATLGEAMTRMVEHHTMIGTGFCMFLDSTATTLRMAGLSASPQNALPRVFVDAVVSITLGLLHWLAPSVRITPVRAEFTYEQPRNTGRLEQLFGTDLRFSCPVTALTFRRADTDQAVATFDPSLQQIHDQYLKRCQDEQNSDSVTARTTGAILQHLNQARPLGMEDIARTLGLSTHQLIRSLDKDGQRFQKLVDIVRKQHSHHLLMNTSLSLKQISYSVGFKNPSAFNKACERWFGMSPGTYRLGRQA; translated from the coding sequence ATGCAAAGTATTTCCCCTGCGTTCGCCCTCGCGCTTATCGACGCAATAGGCAGTGCCGATACACCGATTGATCCGTTCGCAGTAACGCGCACAAAAACAACTGAGCCGCTTACATCTGCGCGGATACCCCTGCATGAACTTTCACGACTCATTGAAGACGTTCAAGTGCGCAGTGGGAATGAGGATCTTGGGCTGCTGGCCTATGAAAAGGCTCACCCCGGTCACTTGGGCGCGCTGGGTTACGCGACCATGTCCAGCGCCACATTGGGTGAAGCCATGACTCGCATGGTGGAGCACCACACCATGATCGGCACCGGCTTCTGCATGTTTCTGGACAGCACCGCGACCACCCTCAGAATGGCCGGACTGTCTGCGAGCCCGCAGAACGCATTGCCTAGGGTATTCGTCGATGCAGTGGTGTCAATCACGCTGGGACTGCTCCACTGGCTTGCTCCGTCGGTGCGAATTACGCCAGTCAGAGCAGAATTCACGTACGAGCAGCCGCGGAATACGGGCCGACTCGAACAACTGTTCGGTACCGACCTGCGCTTTTCTTGTCCAGTCACCGCGTTGACGTTCCGGCGGGCTGACACCGATCAGGCCGTGGCCACCTTCGATCCGTCCCTGCAACAAATCCACGATCAATACCTGAAGCGATGTCAGGACGAGCAGAACAGCGACAGCGTTACCGCAAGGACCACCGGCGCGATACTGCAACACCTCAATCAAGCCCGACCACTTGGCATGGAAGACATCGCCAGGACCTTGGGGCTGTCCACTCATCAATTGATCAGGTCGCTGGACAAAGACGGGCAGCGTTTCCAGAAGTTGGTCGATATCGTCAGGAAGCAACACAGTCATCATTTGTTGATGAACACTTCGCTCAGTCTTAAACAGATTTCATACAGCGTGGGCTTCAAAAATCCCAGCGCGTTTAACAAAGCGTGCGAACGATGGTTCGGTATGTCTCCGGGCACTTATCGCTTGGGCAGACAGGCCTGA